In Anas acuta chromosome 5, bAnaAcu1.1, whole genome shotgun sequence, a single window of DNA contains:
- the EIF4G2 gene encoding eukaryotic translation initiation factor 4 gamma 2, with protein MQTHFPNPESKPEIRSVQPGFWSSNSKRPPLDLIASPGPQSASRTGGSVVGTAREHTGKERGSRASAIKRLRHLRKFPFPPSALPPPMRRFVFPHPRQFNFILLKILRCQAAKVESAIAEGGASRFSASSGGGGGRGAPQHYPKTASNSEFLGKTPGQNAQKWIPSRSTRRDDDSANDKERHDAIFRKVRGILNKLTPEKFDKLCLELLNVGVESKLILKGVILLIVDKALEEPKYSSLYAQLCLRLAEDAPNFDGPSAESHPGQKQSTTFRRLLISKLQDEFENRTRNVDIYDKHDGPLLPEEEEQRAIAKIKMLGNIKFIGELGKLDLIHESILHKCIKTLLEKKKRVQLKDMGEDLECLCQIMRTVGPRLDHAKAKSLMDQYFARMRSLMSSKELPARIRFLLQDTVELREHNWVPRKAFLDNGPKTINQIRQDAVKDLGVFIPAPMSQGMRSDFFLEGPFMPPRMKLDRDPLGGLADMFGQMPGSGIGTGPGVIQDRFSPTMGRHRSNQLFNGHGGHLMPSAQSQFGDLGKSFLKSQGQSQLYHNQNQGLLSQQQGQSKDMPPRFSKKGQLNADEISLRPAQSFLMNKNQVPKLQPQITMIPPSAQPPRTQTPPLGQPPQLGLKTNPPLIQEKPAKTIKKPPPSKEELLKQTEAVVTEYLNNGNANDAVNTVREMRAPKHFIPEMLSKVIIQSLDRSDEDKEKASTLISLLKQEGIATSDNFMQAFLNVLDQCPKLEVDIPLVKSYLAQFAARAIISELVSISELAQPLESGTHFPLFLLCLQQLAKLQDREWLTELFQQSKVNMQKMLPEIDQNKDRMLEILEGKGLSFLFPLLKLEKELLKQIKLDPSPQAIYKWIKDNISPKLHVDKGFVNILMTSFLQYISSEVNPPSDESDSSSAPSKEQLEQEKQLLLSFKPVMQKFLHDHVDLQVSALYALQVHCYNSNFPKGMLLRFFVHFYDMEIIEEEAFLAWKEDITQEFPGKGKALFQVNQWLTWLETAEEEESEEEAD; from the exons gttttgtttttccccacccccgtcaatttaattttattcttttgaagaTTCTTCGTTGTCAAGCCGCCAAAGTGGAGAGTGCGATTGCAGAAGGGGGTGCTTCTCGTTTCAG TGCTTCTTCAGGCGGAGGAGGTGGTAGGGGTGCACCTCAGCACTATCCCAAGACTGCCAGCAACAG cgAGTTCCTGGGGAAAACCCCAGGGCAAAACGCTCAGAAATGGATTCCTTCACGAAGCACTAGACGAGATGACGACTCCGCAAACGACAAAGAACGACATGATGCAATCTTCAGGAAAGTAAGAGG CATACTAAATAAGCTTACTCCTGAAAAGTTTGACAAGCTATGCCTTGAGCTCCTCAATGTGGGTGTAGAGTCTAAGCTCATCCTAAAAGGGGTCATACTGCTG ATCGTAGACAAAGCCCTTGAAGAGCCCAAGTATAGCTCACTGTATGCTCAACTATGTCTGCGACTGGCAGAAGATGCACCCAACTTTGATGGCCCATCCGCAGAGAGTCATCCAGGACAGAAGCAAAGCACA ACATTCAGACGCCTCCTAATATCTAAACTTCAAGATGAATTTGAAAACCGAACCAGAAATGTTGATA TCTATGATAAGCATGATGGTCCCCTCCTCCCTGAGGAAGAGGAACAGAGAGCCATTGCCAAGATCAAGATGCTGGGGAACATCAAATTCATTGGAGAACTTGGCAAGCTTGATCTTATTCATGAATCTATCCTTCATAAGTGCATCAAAACA cttttggaaaagaagaagagagtCCAACTCAAAGATATGGGGGAGGATTTGGAGTGCCTCTGTCAGATAATGAGGACAGTAGGACCTAGATTAGACCATGCAAAAGCCAAG tccttAATGGATCAGTACTTTGCCCGTATGCGCTCCTTGATGTCAAGTAAGGAATTGCCAGCAAGGATTCGTTTCCTGCTGCAG GATACTGTGGAGTTGAGAGAACACAACTGGGTTCCTCGCAAAGCTTTTCTTGACAATGGACCAAAGACTATCAATCAAATCCGTCAAGATGCAGTAAAA GATCTGGGAGTTTTTATTCCTGCTCCTATGTCTCAAGGGATGAGAAGCGACTTCTTTCTGGAGGGACCCTTTATGCCACCCAGGATGAAACTTGACAGGGACCCACTCGGAGGGCTTGCTGATATGTTTGGACAAATGCCAG GTAGCGGAATTGGTACTGGTCCAGGGGTTATTCAGGATAGATTTTCACCCACCATGGGACGCCATCGTTCAAACCAACTTTTCAATGGCCATGGGGGTCACCTCATGCCTTCTGCTCAATCCCAGTTTGGAGACCTAGGcaaatcttttctgaaaagtcaG GGGCAAAGCCAGCTCTACCATAACCAGAATCAGGGACTCTTATCCCAGCAACAAGGACAGTCGAAGGATATGCCACCTCGGTTTTCTAAGAAAGGACAGCTTAATGCAGATGAG ATTAGCCTGAGACCTGCTCAGTCTTTTCTAATGAATAAAAACCAAGTGCCAAAGCTTCAGCCCCAGATAACTATGATTCCTCCTAGTGCTCAACCACCACGCACTCAGACACCACCTTTGGGACAG CCTCCTCAACTTGGTCTTAAAACAAATCCACCACTTATACAAGAAAAGCCTGCAAAGACCATCAAGAAACCACCACCTTCTAAGGAAGAGCTACTTAAACAAACT GAAGCTGTTGTGACCGAGTATCTGAACAATGGAAATGCTAATGATGCTGTCAATACTGTGAGAGAAATGAGAGCTCCAAAACACTTCATTCCTGAGATGCTGAGCAAAGTGATCATTCAATCCCTAGATAGATCAGatgaagacaaagagaaagcaagtaCTTTGATCAGCTTACTCAAGCAGGAGGGAATTGCCACGAGTGACAACTTCATGCAG GCGTTCCTGAATGTATTGGACCAGTGCCCCAAATTGGAGGTGGACATCCCATTGGTGAAATCCTACTTAGCACAGTTTGCAGCCCGTGCCATTATTTCAGAACTAGTGAGCATTTCCGAACTGGCTCAACCGCTGGAAAGTGGCACCCATTTCCCTCTCTTCCTGCTTTGCCTTCAGCAGTTAGCTAAGTTACAAGATCGTGAATGGCTAACAGAATTGTTCCAACAAAGCAAAGTGAATATGCAGAAAATGTTACCAG AAATCGACCAGAACAAGGACCGCATGCTGGAGATCTTGGAAGGGAAGGGACTTAGCTTCTTATTCCCACTTCTGAAACTGGAGAAGGAATTgctaaagcaaataaaattggATCCATCCCCTCAAGCCATTTATAAGTGGATTAAAGATAACATTTCACCCAAACTTCATGTAGATAAAGGATTTGTGAATATATTGATGACCAG TTTCTTGCAGTATATTTCTAGTGAAGTAAACCCACCTAGCGACGAATCAGATTCTTCATCTGCTCCATCAAAAGAGCAACTAGAGCAGGAAAAacagctgcttctttccttcAAGCCAGTAATGCAGAAGTTCCTCCATGACCATGTCGATCTGCAAGTGAGTGCTTTATATGCGCTCCAGGTGCACTGCTACAACAGTAACTTTCCAAAAG GCATGTTACTGCGCTTCTTTGTTCATTTCTATGATATGGAGATCATCGAAGAAGAAGCCTTTTTGGCATGGAAAGAAGATATTACTCAAGAGTTTccagggaaagggaaagctttATTCCAG GTGAACCAGTGGCTAACCTGGCTGGAAACTGCTGAAGAAGAAGAATCTGAAGAAGAAGCTGACTAA